Part of the Pseudobacteriovorax antillogorgiicola genome, ATACCCCGATGCTAGGCTCAACATTGTTGCTCATTCTCAAGGCTGTATCATACTCGGTAAATGCCTACACCACATAGCTCAAGAGCGCCCTGACCAACTTGATCGGATTCATATTTTTACGTTCGCTAGCCCCAGCAAATCCATCCCCCAAGTTGCATTTGCAGAGCATTACGCAAACTCGCAGGACCTTGTCGCTCAACTGGGGGTCTTACACCCGGATGTACCCTACGAAGGTAAAATTTTTCAGAGGGCGGGACGCGGCCACTGGTTTAATACTCATTACCTCGCATCATTGATGAAGGGCGAGTTTGGTGACACGGAGCTATATCGAATTATGAGAAGAAAAAATAGACATTTACGCTGCGTATCATAGCCGAAAGCCCCCGATCCTGTGGGGCCACTCTCAAATTTACCTTCAATTTCAATTATCAAATCACAAAGTTTACGAAACTGAAAGATTACTTGGTTGAACTTTCTAGGATTTTTCCCGATAGCGGAACAAGCGATCAATTTTAGAGGACTACCTTGAAACCGACCTTACCGTCAAAGAATCTGCCTGTTCTGAAAGAAAGTGCTTTCGTGCTCGCTTGCTTTCTCGCTGCTATATTTGTGGGTCTCTATGGCAGCGATCGCTTCTTCCAGGAAAGCCTCGTCTTTCTCGGAGCATGCACGGCTTTCACCTTCACAAGCCTGATACACCATAAAAATGATGCACGAGGTCCAGTTCAAAAAGCTCTTGGGGCATGCACTTGCCTGCTACTAATCTCCGTAGGGCTCTACTTTCTAGTCAAGGACTCACTGCTCGCTGAAATTGGACACATATGCCTTACATTGACTAGCCTCAGTCTGGTGCTTAGCTCGTGCTTCATGTCCTCTCTGTTCTTAAAGCCCCTCTATCATACTATCGGATTTCTAGGAATTTCCGGACTAGCCCTTTTCAGCCAGACGACCCTCACATTAGCCATAGACAACGAACGAGTCTCAATTGAAATGTTGCAAGGACTTCTGATATTCTCTGTCGTTGCTCTGGGAGCCGCTCAGATCCTTTTTGCTTATCGATCCATTCGACAAAAAAGCTTTGCTGATCACGAGTTTTTCTATCTATCGGTTCCACTTTCAGCGCTTTCGGTACACACTCTCGTCGAACCAGGAGACATGCTCTACTTCAACCTTGCCATGTCTGCGGCTTGCTTAGCCCTCTATTACCGAGGACACCTCATACATATCGAAACAACAACCAAGGAAAGGGTTGCATCCATCGCATTCCACCAGCAAATGATCGAAGTGCTTCGTCAACTTTCCTTCGAGGCGCGGGAAGGAATCAATAACATTATCTTGCAAACGGATATGATCGTCGACGACCCGCAAGGAGACCCCACTCCCTATTGCCAGGGTATTAGAGATGCTTCACTCAATATGCTTCGCGCAGTAGACAGATATGTAACACTGCAGCAAATTGTTGAAGGTGTTCAGCTTAAAAAGTCAGATACCACCATTCAACAGCTCAACGATGCTGTAGCAAATTCATTTCGAAACCCCACGGGATCGCGACAGCTATTCTTTCACAGCCCCGACTCTATCGCTATCATGCAAACCAACCCCACTCTTTTATCTCAGGCCATCCTAGACATCGTAAATCGCGATCAATACCAGAAACTGGATTTTAGCCTTCATGTCTATAATACGATTCGCGGTCAAGACAGGTTTACAAATATCGACATCAGAGGTTTTACACAAGATATCGATAAACTCGATAAGGCTCATAATCGATTCAAGCAGTTTGACTACTCTGAATTTCGTTTTGTTGTGAATATAGCAGAATCACTTGGTGGTGGATTTCTGGTAAAAGACCTTAATCAAGAATCACCATTCTTTACGATCTATATTCCAAGAAAGGCTTCCACCAAACCCGAGACATTTCAAGATGACCTTGTTGATTCTGTATTAGTGGTGGATGATGATCCTGAAGTCATGAACTTAATCGCCGATTTCATCGAGTCGTATGGAATCAAGTCCATTCGTGCCAATGAAGGTGGCCAGGCTCTGGAACTTTATCAGAAGAATAAGCCCCAGTGTGTAATTACTGATGTAAAGATGCCACGTATGACTGGTATCGAGCTGGCTGAAAAAATCAAGCCTGATTCCTGTACTGTTATCGGGATTAGCGGTGCTCCTGAAAATGAATCCAATTCCAGCAAGCGCAAAACCGCTTTTGATACATTCCATCAAAAACCGCCAGACCTGAACCTCATTGTGAAAGAGGTTCAGGAAGCGATAGATCGATCGAAGAAACTGAAGTCGTGAATTCTTACTAAGCTGCTAGCGAGAACTGAGATGCGTCTTGCTCACTCAAGCGCGGCATTACCAATACCGGAACCGGGAACTTCATCTGATCCTGGAATGGCAGCTGGCGTCCACGAAGGAGCCCCGATAAGAAAGACTTCTGATGGTAACCCACCACAAGTAGGTCAGCATCAACTTTGGCTTC contains:
- a CDS encoding response regulator, whose amino-acid sequence is MKPTLPSKNLPVLKESAFVLACFLAAIFVGLYGSDRFFQESLVFLGACTAFTFTSLIHHKNDARGPVQKALGACTCLLLISVGLYFLVKDSLLAEIGHICLTLTSLSLVLSSCFMSSLFLKPLYHTIGFLGISGLALFSQTTLTLAIDNERVSIEMLQGLLIFSVVALGAAQILFAYRSIRQKSFADHEFFYLSVPLSALSVHTLVEPGDMLYFNLAMSAACLALYYRGHLIHIETTTKERVASIAFHQQMIEVLRQLSFEAREGINNIILQTDMIVDDPQGDPTPYCQGIRDASLNMLRAVDRYVTLQQIVEGVQLKKSDTTIQQLNDAVANSFRNPTGSRQLFFHSPDSIAIMQTNPTLLSQAILDIVNRDQYQKLDFSLHVYNTIRGQDRFTNIDIRGFTQDIDKLDKAHNRFKQFDYSEFRFVVNIAESLGGGFLVKDLNQESPFFTIYIPRKASTKPETFQDDLVDSVLVVDDDPEVMNLIADFIESYGIKSIRANEGGQALELYQKNKPQCVITDVKMPRMTGIELAEKIKPDSCTVIGISGAPENESNSSKRKTAFDTFHQKPPDLNLIVKEVQEAIDRSKKLKS